From Triticum urartu cultivar G1812 chromosome 2, Tu2.1, whole genome shotgun sequence, a single genomic window includes:
- the LOC125540084 gene encoding crossover junction endonuclease EME1-like, which yields MSSLEDALGDSAVAPTMASRVSVARIAVVELEDDDDDTAASTPAPAPRSRASRGLLDASSSSPAFPKRRLPMSPIFIDDDTPPPPPKRREPRSAAPGTGTPPSFVPCSLAPRPRAVAPPGSFFPSPFRAAALQVPGPSAPGSVDLDIVVLETPGYTPVRRVGASPGFVPCSLSPRSGGDGPRTPDSVLRRNIDFEDAADLEIPGSASPGSADPDIVVLETPGFTTSRPAGPSSVPVGTPPSFVPCSLAPQSRGAAVPNAPVLPRSFDFDAADLGIPGPAFPGSVAPNADTRLFTNSRLDVAGPSTFRGPSSPISLDSDDELDDFGYKEPSGNLILPCEESMQEEERNDNTEEGKTTQEKRRLIKEGKAKMVEEKKRQREENKLMKEAIKAQKAEQKKYAKEKDEWESGKHALKSIVAEIDSTIIETGSVGGTLLTRFAEKGLKYRVQANPIRGSILWKMEVPQIGQDPASVAEVQYILFVLQAEEFCDLISSGFFWDHVRLVQDRYPTFTVCYVTNKLMNYINKCERAQYRNAPNSNSWKRPPVEEVLCKLATHHVKVHSRQCADEAEVAEHVVGLTSSLANCKFRKPLSWLSVHANGAVIPKNFIDKDLAKKDTWMKALIAIPKVQPRFALAIWKKYSTMRSLLKVYMDSTKTVREKELLLQDLMCEDRVGEESRRLGPVCSRRVYRTLMAEDGAVEADAAAE from the exons ATGAGTTCGCTAGAGGACGCCCTGGGGGACAGCGCCGTGGCGCCGACCATGGCCTCGCGGGTCTCCGTCGCCCGCATCGCCGTCGTCGAGctcgaggacgacgacgacgacaccgCCGCCTCCACCCCCGCACCCGCCCCACGCTCCCGCGCCTCCCGGGGCCTCCTcgacgcctcctcctcctccccggcCTTCCCCAAGCGGCGGCTGCCGATGTCCCCCATCTTCATCGACGACGACACCCCTCCCCCGCCGCCGAAGCGGCGGGAGCCCAGATCCGCCGCGCCCGGGACCGGCACTCCCCCGTCGTTCGTCCCGTGCTCGCTCGCCCCCCGCCCCCGCGCCGTCGCTCCCCCCGGTTCTTTCTTCCCGAGCCCGTTCCGCGCCGCTGCTTTGCAGGTCCCTGGGCCGTCTGCCCCCGGATCTGTCGACCTGGACATTGTTGTCCTGGAGACGCCGGGCTACACCCCCGTGCGCCGGGTCGGGGCCTCCCCGGGGTTCGTCCCGTGCTCGCTCAGCCCCCGCTCCGGCGGCGATGGTCCCCGCACGCCTGATTCTGTTCTCCGGCGCAATATCGACTTCGAAGATGCCGCTGATCTGGAGATCCCCGGGTCGGCTTCCCCCGGCTCTGCCGACCCCGACATTGTTGTCCTGGAGACCCCGGGCTTCACCACCTCGCGCCCGGCCGGGCCTTCCAGCGTCCCAGTCGGGACTCCCCCGTCGTTCGTTCCGTGCTCACTCGCCCCCCAATCCCGTGGCGCTGCTGTTCCTAATGCGCCTGTTCTTCCGCGCTCGTTCGACTTTGATGCTGCTGATTTGGGGATCCCTGGGCCGGCTTTCCCCGGATCTGTCGCCCCCAATGCCGACACACGTCTCTTCACCAACTCGCGCTTGGATGTGGCAGGCCCCTCCACTTTTCGAG GACCTTCTTCCCCGATATCTTTGGATAGTGATGATGAGCTGGATGACTTTGGGTACAAAGAGCCATCGGGAAATTTGATTTTACCCTGTGAAGAGTCCATGCAGGAAGAGGAGAGAAACGACAACACAGAAGAAGGAAAGACAACGCAG GAAAAGAGGAGACTAATAAAAGAAGGGAAAGCGAAAATGGTTGAAGAAAAGAAACGACAGCGGGAG GAAAATAAGCTCATGAAAGAAGCTATTAAAGCTCAAAAGGCAGAGCAGAAGAAATACGCAAAAGAAAAAGACGAGTGGGAATCAGGAAAACATGCTTTAAAATCTATTGTGGCTGAGATCGACTCAACAATCATTGAAACTGGTTCAGTTGGAG GTACCCTTCTAACAAGGTTTGCGGAGAAGGGACTTAAGTATCGAGTTCAGGCTAATCCAATCAGGGGATCGATTTTGTGGAAGATGGAGGTTCCTCAAATTGGCCAG GACCCAGCTTCAGTGGCAGAAGTGCAGTATATTCTATTTGTGCTTCAAGCTGAGGAATTCTGCGATCTTATCAGCAGTGGGTTCTTCTGGGATCATGTTCGCCTTGTTCAAGATCGCTATCCAACATTCACTGTTTGCTACGTCACTAATAAATTGATGAACTACATAAATAAATG CGAGCGGGCTCAGTATAGGAATGCACCCAATTCTAATAGCTGGAAACGCCCACCGGTGGAAGAG GTTTTATGCAAATTAGCAACACACCATGTTAAAGTTCACTCAAGGCAATGCGCAGATGAAGCTGAAGTAGCCGAGCATGTTGTTGGCTTGACATCTAGTCTTGCAAATTGCAAATTCAG GAAACCACTGTCATGGTTATCTGTCCATGCTAATGGTGCAGTGATCCCTAAAAATTTCATTGATAAAGATCTGGCTAAGAAAGATACCTG GATGAAGGCTCTAATAGCTATCCCTAAAGTCCAGCCAAGGTTTGCCCTGGCAATCTGGAAGAAGTACAGTACCATGAGATCCCTTCTGAAAGTATATATGGATTCCACCAAAACT GTTCGCGAGAAGGAGCTTCTGCTGCAGGACCTGATGTGCGAGGACCGCGTAGGCGAGGAAAGCCGAAGGCTGGGACCAGTATGCTCTAGAAGGGTTTACAGGACTCTCATGGCAGAAGATGGAGCAGTGGAAGCGGATGCTGCTGCCGAGTAA
- the LOC125534323 gene encoding nucleolin-like, whose product MAGPSPSPSGSSRRLSELLDEQQEPFSLHLYLLEKGCSPTTLDAAGGCGVALPCWPRSRGTSPAPRRVTASKKTPASGLLSKLLHGTAAPASTKRKKKLRSAAIGPCSVEGEKAASKRKNAVEAHTAEAADDEGESYEDDDSSKQLSPVSVLERRAFEKPPRAYAVAEKAIVVFRELLDAARRPALLQRKVATESSKSGDVPTETSTTTTTPAPPPAPAPTRTDRATSIAHLDEMFEANGHDLVPLDMPGERGDALLGRWDVGAELAVAVLEALTEEVVTELMGMVHHEDANAIDVKQCWLLPNC is encoded by the exons ATGGCCGGCCCCTCACCGTCGCCCTCCGGCAGCAGCCGCCGCCTGTCGGAGCTCCTGGACGAGCAGCAAGAGCCCTTCTCCCTTCACCTCTACCTCCTCGAGAAGGGCTGCTCCCCCACCACCCTGGACGCGGCCGGAGGCTGCGGCGTTGCGTTACCTTGCTGGCCAAGGAGCAGGGGCACCTCCCCGGCGCCGAGGCGGGTGACGGCCAGCAAGAAAACGCCCGCGAGCGGCCTCCTCTCCAAGCTCCTCCACGGCACGGCGGCGCCTGCATCCACGAAAAGAAAGAAGAAACTGCGGTCGGCCGCCATTGGTCCGTGCTCCGTCGAAGGCGAGAAGGCGGCGAGCAAAAGAAAGAACGCCGTCGAGGCACACACGGCTGAAGCAGCGGACGACGAGGGAGAAAGCTACGAGGACGACGACTCGTCGAAGCAGCTGAGCCCTGTGTCCGTCTTGGAGCGCCGGGCATTCGAGAAGCCGCCGCGGGCGTACGCCGTCGCCGAGA AGGCCATTGTCGTCTTCAGGGAGCTCCTGGACGCGGCACGCAGGCCCGCGTTGCTCCAGCGGAAAGTTGCCACAGAAAGCAGCAAGTCCGGCGATGTCCCCACGGAGACTtcaacaacgacgacgacgccggcgccgcccccCGCACCGGCGCCCACGAGGACCGACCGTGCCACCAGCATTGCACATTTGGACGAGATGTTTGAGGCCAATGGGCACGACCTCGTACCGTTGGACATGCCCGGCGAGAGGGGGGATGCCCTGCTGGGGCGGTGGGACGTCGGTGCCGAGCTAGCGGTTGCAGTGCTGGAAGCGCTGACGGAGGAGGTCGTGACGGAGCTGATGGGGATGGTCCACCATGAAGACGCCAATGCCATCGACGTGAAGCAGTGTTGGTTGCTACCGAACTGCTGA